One genomic window of Medicago truncatula cultivar Jemalong A17 chromosome 1, MtrunA17r5.0-ANR, whole genome shotgun sequence includes the following:
- the LOC25483014 gene encoding protein PSK SIMULATOR 1, whose product MVAEAWIVKMGNQVSSNLKHALLLETLTKKKHNQKRTENKETIGILSFEVANVMSKIVHLHKSLSESEISRLKNEILNTEGVKNLVSSDEGYLLELAMVEKLEELNRVASVVSRLGKKCSEPALQGFEHVYSDIVGGVIDVKELGFLVKHMEGMVRKMDRYVNVTMSLYSELEVLNELEQAVKKFQNNQHVESKKAFEQKLLWQRQDVRHLKDVSLWNQTFDKVVELLARTVCTIYARISVIFGETALKNNSFGVGVGGGSPVMQNECGFFSGNINVQTNSGNLKRNPSKRNGSHPGSVARMPAVQRRGGATSKPRIDMRSGELASLRPEDFGFPCGTSPGRLFMECLSLSSSVARFDDADDGYVINHEDQYSHVSSSRSGAMVNSSMKREHLFHSGVLSHVQSGVSFTGELRQAKSGVQSCSTFSPKSRLAVYAPPSTLGGSALALHYANVIIVIEKLLRYPHLVGEEARDDLYQMLPTSLRLSLKAKLKLYVKNLAIYDAPLAHDWKENLDGMLRWLAPLAHNMMRWQSERNFEQHQIVSRTNVLLLQTLYFADREKTEESICDLLVGLNYICRYEQQQNALLDCASSFDFEDCMEWQLQCGSSFLN is encoded by the coding sequence ATGGTAGCAGAAGCTTGGATTGTAAAAATGGGAAACCAAGTAAGTTCAAATCTGAAACATGCTCTTCTTCTTGAAACTTTAACAAAGAAAAAGCATAATCAAAAGagaacagagaataaagaaactATAGGTATTCTTTCTTTTGAAGTAGCAAATGTGATGTCAAAAATTGTTCATCTTCATAAATCACTTTCAGAGTCTGAGATCTCAAGGCTTAAAAATGAGATCTTGAACACTGAAGGTGTTAAGAATTTGGTTTCTTCTGATGAAGGTTATCTTCTTGAGCTTGCTATGGTAGAGAAGCTTGAAGAGTTGAACCGTGTTGCTAGTGTTGTTTCTAGGTTAGGTAAGAAGTGTTCTGAGCCTGCTTTGCAAGGGTTTGAGCATGTTTATAGTGACATTGTTGGTGGTGTTATTGATGTGAAGGAGTTAGGGTTTTTGGTTAAGCATATGGAAGGAATGGTGAGGAAAATGGATAGGTATGTTAATGTTACTATGAGTTTGTATAGTGAATTGGAGGTGTTGAATGAGTTGGAACAAGCAGTGAAGAAGTTTCAGAATAATCAGCATGTGGAGAGTAAGAAAGCTTTTGAGCAGAAACTTTTATGGCAGAGACAAGATGTGAGACATTTGAAGGATGTTTCTCTTTGGAATCAGACTTTTGATAAGGTTGTTGAGTTGTTGGCTAGGACAGTTTGTACTATTTATGCTAGAATTTCTGTTATCTTCGGTGAAACCGCTCTAAAGAACAATAGTTTTGGGGTTGGTGTTGGTGGTGGATCGCCGGTTATGCAAAATGAATGTGGATTTTTTTCTGGTAATATTAATGTTCAGACGAATTCAGGGAACTTGAAGCGCAATCCAAGCAAGAGAAATGGATCTCATCCAGGTTCAGTTGCAAGAATGCCTGCAGTGCAGAGAAGGGGAGGAGCTACTAGTAAGCCGCGGATCGACATGAGAAGTGGCGAATTAGCTTCTCTTCGGCCTGAGGATTTTGGTTTTCCTTGTGGAACAAGTCCGGGGAGACTTTTTATGGAGTGTCTAAGTTTGAGTAGCTCGGTTGCAAGATTTGATGATGccgatgatggttatgttatcAATCACGAGGATCAATACAGTCATGTATCTAGCAGTCGCAGTGGTGCCATGGTGAATAGTAGTATGAAAAGGGAGCATTTGTTCCATTCGGGCGTCCTAAGTCATGTTCAGAGTGGCGTTTCGTTTACCGGAGAACTAAGACAAGCCAAATCCGGCGTACAAAGTTGCTCAACGTTTAGTCCGAAAAGTAGGTTAGCTGTTTATGCTCCTCCTTCAACACTTGGTGGCTCAGCTCTTGCATTGCACTATGCCAATGTCATAATTGTCATAGAGAAGCTTCTTCGCTATCCTCATTTAGTTGGTGAGGAAGCCAGGGATGATCTATATCAGATGCTACCAACAAGCCTAAGGTTATCTCTCAAAGCGAAACTGAAGTTGTATGTCAAAAATTTAGCCATCTACGACGCCCCTCTTGCCCATGATTGGAAGGAAAATCTTGATGGTATGCTTCGGTGGCTTGCGCCTCTTGCACATAATATGATGAGATGGCAGAGTGAGCGTAATTTCGAGCAACACCAGATAGTTAGCAGGACAAATGTTCTACTACTTCAGACGTTATATTTCGCCGACCGTGAGAAGACCGAGGAGTCAATTTGCGATCTTCTTGTTGGGTTAAATTACATATGTCGTTacgaacaacaacaaaatgcatTGTTGGATTGTGCAagcagttttgattttgaagattGTATGGAGTGGCAATTGCAATGTGGATCTTCTTTTCTCAATTGA
- the LOC25483013 gene encoding 60S acidic ribosomal protein P0 — MFVNAYKNVLAFAVATEYSFPEADKVKEYLKDPSKFAVAVAAPAAAASGGAPAAAAKEEAKKEEPEEESDEDIGFGLFGDD; from the coding sequence ATGTTTGTCAATGCCTACAAGAACGTTCTTGCTTTTGCCGTTGCTACCGAATATTCTTTCCCTGAGGCAGACAAGGTTAAGGAGTACCTGAAGGACCCAAGTAAATTTGCTGTAGCTGTTGCTGCCCCAGCTGCTGCTGCATCTGGCGGTGCCCCTGCTGCCGCTGCCAAGGAGGAGGCTAAGAAGGAAGAGCCTGAAGAAGAGTCTGATGAAGACATTGGTTTCGGTCTATTTGGTGATGATTAG